The nucleotide sequence CTGGCTGGCCGAGTGGTTGCCCCAGATCGTCACCTTCGAGATGTCGGAGACCGGCGCACCGGTCTTGGCCGCCAGCTGGGAGATGGCGCGGTTGTGGTCGAGCCGCATCATCGCGGTGAACCGTTCGGTGGGGACGTCCGGCGCGTGCGATGCGGCGATGAGAGCGTTGGTGTTGGCGGGGTTTCCGACCACGAGCACCCGGACGTCGGAGGCGGCCCCGGCGTTGATCGCCTCACCCTGCGGCTTGAAGATGCCTCCGTTGGCCGAGAGCAGATCGGCCCGCTCCATGCCTGCGGTGCGGGGTCTTGCGCCGACCAGCAGGGCGATGTTCACCCCATCGAAGGCCTTCTTGGCGTCGTCGGTGATCTCGATCCCCGACAGCAGAGGGAAGGCACAGTCGTCGAGTTCCATCGCCGTGCCCTCGGCCGCCTTGAGCGCCGGCGTGATCTCCAACAGCCGCAGGCTCACCGGAGTGTCCGGGCCGAGGAGCTGTCCGGAAGCGATCCGGAACAGCAGGGCGTAGCCGATCTGACCGGCCGCACCGGTCACCGTGACGTTCACTGGACTGTTCATGGCTTGCAGGTTACCGCTGAGCGTGGCCCGAGGCGCCGGGCGGGCGAAGAACGAGAGGACTCTCACGCACCGTTTGCCCCGTGCTCAACGGATGGTTCAGTGGCTGGTTCAGTGGCTGGTTCAGTGGCCGGTTCAGCCGGTTCACCGCTGAGGCAGGGACAGGGCGAACACGACGGCGAGCAGCCCGAACCCCCAGTAGCAGGCCACGTCGAAAGCACGGCGGCGGACCCGCAACAAGCCGGCCTGTTCGTTGGACAGCGCCAGCCGGAACACACCGGCGAGCGCCAGGCCGATGGTGATTCCGCCGACGGCCCGTAACCAGTGTTGAGGCGCGGCGAGGGCGTAACAGACCGCGGCCAGCTCGCAGGTCAGCACGAGCAGGAACGGAACCTCCTTGAGGTCCTGGCCATGCATCCAGCGCACCATCTGAACGAGCCGGCCCGGTCAGCCAGTGACGGCGCGCTCGGCCGCGGCGACGACATTGGTCAGCAACATGGCGCGCGTCATCGGGCCGACACCGCCGGGGTTCGGGGCGAGGAAACCGGCCACGTCGGCCACATCGGCCGCCACGTCGCCGGCGATCCTGCCCTCGACCCGGCTCACCCCGACGTCCAGCACGGCGGCCCCCGGCTTGATCATCGCGGCGGTGACGAGGCTCGGCGAGCCCGCCGCGGCCACGACGATGTCGGCCTGGCGGGTGTACGCGGCCAGATCGCGGGTCCCGGTGTGGCACAGGGTGACGGTCGCGTTTTCCGAGCGACGGGTCAGCAGCAGGCCGAGTGGACGCCCGACGGTGATCCCGCGACCGATGACCACGGCATGGGCGCCCGCGATCGGGACGTCGAAACGCCGGAGCAGCTCGATGACCCCGATGGGCGTGCACGGCAGCGGGGCCGATTCCCCCAGTACCAAGGAGCCGAGATTGAACGGATGCAGGCCGTCGACGTCCTTGGCCGGGTCGACCCGGGACAGGATTCGGAACTCGTCCAGTCCGGTGGGCTGCTGGACGAGGAAACCGGTGCAGGCAGGATCGGCGTTGAGCTCGTCGACGACGGCCTCGACCTCGGCCTGGGTGGTTCCGACCGGCAGTTCCTTCTGGATGCTGGCGATGCCGATCTCCGCACAGTCCTTGTGCTTGGCGTTGACATACCAACGGCTACCGGGGTCATCGCCGACGAGCACCGTGCCCAGGCCCGGGACGATGCCTCGTTCGGCCAGCGCGGCAACCCGTTGCTTCAGTTCGGACTTGATGGTCGCCAGGGTCGCCTTGCCATCGAGAATCGTCGCCGTCACGCGGCCCATCCTGCCAGCAGTCGCCTCAACCGATTCGCAGACCCAGGAAGCGAGCGAAGCCGAGGGCCTGCTCGACATCCACCCGTGCGCCGGTCAGATCCACCAGGCGCGGGTCGAGGTCGGCGAGCACGGCCCCGCGCAGGTCGGCGTCCTTCAACGACGCGTTCTGCCAGCGCAGACCCGTGAGGTCGGCACCGGAGAAGCGGCAGCGATCCAGCTTTGCGCCGACGACGTTCGCGCCGACCAGTTTCGAGCCGGTGAAGTCGACCTCGCGCAGATCCGAATTGCCCAGCGACACACCGCTGAAGTCGCAGCCGGCCACGCTCACTCCCCGCAGGTTCACCGCGTCGAAGACCGACGCCGAGAACTTGCAGTCGGTCGAGGACATCCGCGTGAAGGTGGTCCGCTCGAACGTGCACGAGACGAAGGCCGATCTCAGGTGCTCGGACTGCCTGAGGTTGGCGCCGTCGAAGGAACAGTCGGTGAACGAGCACCCCTCGGTACGCAGCCAGGCGAGGTCGGTGTCCGCGAACGAGCAGCGCAGGAACGACAGCCGGGAGAACTCCAGATCCGGCAGATCGGTGTCGGAGAAGTCCTCGTCGTGGACGACCGAACCACCCTCACCAGGGGCAGCGGAACTCTCGGCGAGGATCTGGGCGAACCAGTCCGGAAACGGCGCCGGTTGGTGGGTCTCGGTCACGGATCGGCGACTGTGTCAGTGGGCGAAGTGCCGGGTACCCGTGAAGTACATCGTCACTCCCGCCGCCTCGGCTGCCTCCACGGCTTGGTTGTCGCGGATCGAGCCGCCCGGTTGCACGACCGCGCGCACCCCGGCGTCGAGCAGGACCTGCAGGCCGTCAGGGAACGGGAAGAAGGCATCGGAGGAGGCGTAGGACCCGGCGGCTCGGTCGCCGGCGCGGGCCACGGCGAGCTTGGCCGAGTCCACCCGGTTGACCTGCCCCATGCCCACGCCGACGGACGCGCCGCCCTTGGCGAGCAGGATGGCGTTGGACTTGACGGCGCGCACGGCGCGCCAGGCGAATTCGAGCTCGGCCAGGCCGGTCTCGTCCAGCGCCCGTCCGGCGGCCAGGGTCCAGTTCTGCGGGTCATCGCCGGGAGCGGCAATGGTGTCGGCGTCCTGCATGAGCATGCCGCCGGAGATCGGACGGAGCTCGGCCGTGGTGGGTCTGGGCGCGGCGGCGACCAGCAGGCGCAGGTTCGCCCGCGTGGCCAGCACGGCGACGGCGTCCTCGTCGAACGCCGGCGCGATGATGACCTCGGTGAAGATGTCCTTGACCTGCTCGGCCATCGCCACGGTGACGGGGCGGTTGGTGGCGATCACGCCGCCATAGGCCGACACGGGATCACAGGCATGGGCCAACAGGTGCGCCTGCGCGATGTCGGCTCCGACCGCGATGCCGCAAGGGTTGGCGTGCTTGATGATGGCCACGCAGGGCTCGTCGAAGTCATAGGCGGCCCGGTAGGCGGCGTCACCGTCGACATAGTTGTTGAAGCTCATGGCTTTGCCGTGCAGCTGCTCGGCCTGCGCGATGCCGGCTTCGGAGCCTTGCAGGACGTACAGGGCGGCGGCCTGGTGCGGGTTCTCGCCGTAGCGCAGGATTTCGGCCCGTTCGAGCGCCTGGCCAACGTAGGGCGGCCAGTGCGTGGTGCCGTCGGCCGCTTCGAGGGTGCCGGTCTGGGCGCCGAACCAGTTCGCAACGGCCGCGTCATAGGCGGCGGTGTGCGCATAGGCCTTACCAGCCAGGCGCTGGCGGTCGGCCAGCTCGAATCCCCCAGCGCCGACCGCGGTCAGCACCTCGGGGTAGAGCCGGGGATCGACGAC is from Jatrophihabitans telluris and encodes:
- a CDS encoding DUF3017 domain-containing protein, which encodes MHGQDLKEVPFLLVLTCELAAVCYALAAPQHWLRAVGGITIGLALAGVFRLALSNEQAGLLRVRRRAFDVACYWGFGLLAVVFALSLPQR
- a CDS encoding bifunctional methylenetetrahydrofolate dehydrogenase/methenyltetrahydrofolate cyclohydrolase; protein product: MTATILDGKATLATIKSELKQRVAALAERGIVPGLGTVLVGDDPGSRWYVNAKHKDCAEIGIASIQKELPVGTTQAEVEAVVDELNADPACTGFLVQQPTGLDEFRILSRVDPAKDVDGLHPFNLGSLVLGESAPLPCTPIGVIELLRRFDVPIAGAHAVVIGRGITVGRPLGLLLTRRSENATVTLCHTGTRDLAAYTRQADIVVAAAGSPSLVTAAMIKPGAAVLDVGVSRVEGRIAGDVAADVADVAGFLAPNPGGVGPMTRAMLLTNVVAAAERAVTG
- a CDS encoding malate dehydrogenase; the protein is MNSPVNVTVTGAAGQIGYALLFRIASGQLLGPDTPVSLRLLEITPALKAAEGTAMELDDCAFPLLSGIEITDDAKKAFDGVNIALLVGARPRTAGMERADLLSANGGIFKPQGEAINAGAASDVRVLVVGNPANTNALIAASHAPDVPTERFTAMMRLDHNRAISQLAAKTGAPVSDISKVTIWGNHSASQFPDILHAEVAGKNAAQTVNDQAWYENDFIPTVAKRGAAIIEARGASSAASAANAAIDHVYDWVNGTAEGDWTSVGMVSDGSYGIPAGLITGLPARSVNGSWEIVQGLEIDEFSRGRIDASVAELVGERDAVKELGLI
- the purH gene encoding bifunctional phosphoribosylaminoimidazolecarboxamide formyltransferase/IMP cyclohydrolase, yielding MSRIAVRRALVSVYDKSGLEELAHGLHGAGVEIVSTGSTAATIAGYGVPVTSVESVTGFPEILGGRVKTLHPHVHAGLLADQGNDEHLSTVAELGIETFQLVVVNLYPFRETVASGASAPEIVEQIDIGGPAMVRASAKNHGSVAVVVDPRLYPEVLTAVGAGGFELADRQRLAGKAYAHTAAYDAAVANWFGAQTGTLEAADGTTHWPPYVGQALERAEILRYGENPHQAAALYVLQGSEAGIAQAEQLHGKAMSFNNYVDGDAAYRAAYDFDEPCVAIIKHANPCGIAVGADIAQAHLLAHACDPVSAYGGVIATNRPVTVAMAEQVKDIFTEVIIAPAFDEDAVAVLATRANLRLLVAAAPRPTTAELRPISGGMLMQDADTIAAPGDDPQNWTLAAGRALDETGLAELEFAWRAVRAVKSNAILLAKGGASVGVGMGQVNRVDSAKLAVARAGDRAAGSYASSDAFFPFPDGLQVLLDAGVRAVVQPGGSIRDNQAVEAAEAAGVTMYFTGTRHFAH
- a CDS encoding pentapeptide repeat-containing protein, with translation MTETHQPAPFPDWFAQILAESSAAPGEGGSVVHDEDFSDTDLPDLEFSRLSFLRCSFADTDLAWLRTEGCSFTDCSFDGANLRQSEHLRSAFVSCTFERTTFTRMSSTDCKFSASVFDAVNLRGVSVAGCDFSGVSLGNSDLREVDFTGSKLVGANVVGAKLDRCRFSGADLTGLRWQNASLKDADLRGAVLADLDPRLVDLTGARVDVEQALGFARFLGLRIG